The genomic window CCAATGAGATCATCGATAGACACACTTCCTCCTGAGCCATATGAACATCACTCTGCCattggtttgtgttatttcagtTTTACACAGCTCAAGGTGATATAAATGATATTTCTTGATTCACGTTGTCTCAttgtcctcctctgtcagtTTTCAGGACTTTCTGGAGCATCTTCCTCGTCTCAGGTTTGGCTTCTGTGGTCGCTGGTGGATTTGTCCTCATCTGCGCCGGCtcgttgaccaatcacaagcttCTTAGAGCTGGTGGGGCCCTCCAGCTCTGTGGGGGTGAGTAGGTTCattcttaaattaaattaaatccagGATAAATAGAAACCATTAAAATCCTCTGAGGGAACATTTAACAGTGACGTCTCTCTGTGCCTGTCAGGCCTGTGTCTGCTGGCCGTGCTGTTGATGTACCTGATGTGGGTCCAGGTGCTGGACACTCTGGAGCAGTTTGTCCTCCGTCAGAGTGTCTCCATCTGTCCCTCCTTCCACCTCAGCGTCCATCACggcccctccttcctcctggcCCCACCAGCCGTCTTCTTCTGCCTGCTCGCCGGCCTGCTCTTCGTCCTGATTGGCCGGATTGCACGGCGAGACCAGAAGAAGGACAGAGACCCTGAGACCTCGGTGTAGGATCCACTTTGTCCAGCCTGAAGCTTTGATTGACAGGAGGTCACTCGGCGAGGACCAAACATCACAAACGTGGAATCTCTCCCCCCGCTGAAGATAATTGGAATCCTTAATTGGAGACTTGTCATGATAAATAGTTTTTCTAATCTATTTAACAGATCCCATTGTGATTAATACCCAGATTCACTCGCTCTGATTTGATTATAATTGATGAATCAGTTTTGACAATGCAGTGGCGTGCAGGCGGCTGCTGGGCTGCTGGTGTGCCTGTCACTGGGACGTCAGGCTGAAGCACACTGGGTCACTGGGATGGAGATGATAATAAATTAGACTGTCATAATCCATTTTCTGACAGGAGGCCTCTTCGGAGGTTGTGTAAAACACTGAGCGGTCACTAGAGGACAGTGTTGTCTCAGGATAAAGTGAAGTATGGCAACATCAGATCAGGCCTGTGGACGATCTGTGTGATAAGTGATGGTTGGTTTGAATTCTCCTGTGTTCGCCAAGTTTCAGTGGAGTTGGTATAATATTTGAGGggctgggtgggggggttggaggcCTGTAGTCACACCTTGATAATTGGAAAAGGCAAACAGAGGTGAGACCTTGAGATGAGGGGAACAAAAGGGAGAGGAGGTAGAatggggggggcagggagaaCAGAGAGTTGACACTGCTCATCACTGCGTCTCTCAGTATTATTTCACGTCTGACGCTCCTGCATCcctccatcctgtctcctcttcatctccgcTGTGAACTGGGTGGGTGTCATTACACCTGAGCATGTCACATTCACTTCCCCTGGCCCTCGGCGTGTTTAACATCtctgtcacctcctcttcctcgccagCACACGACCAGGGCCTTCACGGCTCATCGTGGTTTTCAAGGAGATCCAGTCTCATCACTTCATTCTGTCCAGGGCAGGATCCTGGCAGATTCATTATCTGAGCTCCAGGAGAGGATGTGGGGCTGCTGGAGCTGTCATCAgcataatatgatatgatataatatgatataataatacataatgaTATCATAGCATATATTAATGTGAtacaatgtaatataatgttatatactataatgtgatatatattatatatcatatCTTATATTAATGTGAtacaatgtaatataatgtgataaaatatcatataatatgatataatattatatatcatatcTTATAGTAATGTGATATAAAATAATGTgacataatataatttaaaatgtgatataaagtgatataatatataatgcaatataaataataaaatgtaatataataatttgatgtctttaaaaagtttattttggggctaaattaaaaaaaaaaagaacacagctTCTCTTAATCATCTTAATTAGCACCACCTGTGTTGAGCAGTGTAATCTCAGAGAccgttagcattagcattaacATGTGTCCCTGACAGGACACTGGGACAAGACAGATCTGCACTGACACAGACGAGTCAGGTGAGTtcttagtgtttgtgttttaatataaaTGAACTGTTAAAAACAGCTAATGGGGCTAATACGTGCTTCTTTACCTTGTTAGCTTACATTAGTATGAGTTAGCAACCAGCTAACGGGGCTATCTTTAGCCACTTAACAAGCTAACGGTAGCACCTGCTTTTTATCCAACCCTCATATTTGACGTTTAGCATTTAGCTAATGTTAACCTCAtggagctaacgttagcttagctctaaatacatatatttccaGTGGTGTACATGTGATATTTATTGACAATCTTAAATATGCTATTATCCGTATTGTTCAATTAGGATAAAATAATTGCATAATCTATGTTGCTCGTCGTTATGTTTACAGCATGtcaaataatagtaaaatactAATAATTATAGCAGCTTTGAGTCACTTTTTGtataaaacatttgtataatttatttttattttggcacAAGTAATGAATCTTGATGTGGAAAGTcactgatgtcacttcctgtatttTGCATCTATagattatattaatatatgcaTATAAAGTAATTAATTCAAGCACACaatatagtcaatgtttttactttgataacTTGATACCAAATATAAAGAGCTTCCATTAACAGCTGGATGCAGCCTCATCCCACACCTCCCAGTGCTCGTTGGTAAACTGCTCTACCTCCACATTACCCGGAGGCAAACCCAGGGGGCGCAATCATTCAGGCTCTGTTCATCCAAGTAGAAGAAATTGGCCTCTCCTCCAGAACCCGAGACCTTCTAACCTGCACCAGGACCTCGGGCTGCCTCTCTGAGGAGCATGACCCCCTGTGACTTCCCTCTCCAGACCTGGAGTTTTCCATAGATATGAGCCAGAGCTGGCCATGTGCACCCCCCCCACGCCCCGGCTGGCGAGCTGCAGGCTACAAAATCGCTTGCAACAATCCAAACGGCGAGTCTTTGGCGACCGGCAGCAGAGAGGTGTCAGTCTTTGTTGCCTTAAAAGCTGTGATTACAAAAGCAATATTGGGAAATTGAATTTCCTGGAAGTCTAAATTTCAAAGTTCTCAAATCAACCGCAGGTCAATATCTAAACGAGCAATTATGGAAAAAGGAGACGGTGatataataaatgttattatgACAGAGTGGGTGCTCTCTTAGGGTGAAAAGAATAagagctcctcttcctcccttttttaTTCTTCACTTCATTGTTCCTGTAATTTGCTCCTTTCGTGGTTAAAATCATTTTGAGTTACAGGTGATTCAATTTCTCACGTCTGTGCTGTCacatcctcctcccccccgccctcccccctccactccTCACCTGCTGTCAGTCTTTGGCGTTTTTCAATCTTCCATTTCATCTATTCAGGCCAGTCAGCGGCGGGTAATGAGGTCTGTGGCCCggccctgtcccccccccccccccaacttgCTGAGCACAGTCAGATAATACTCAAGATCTTTGCAGTTGCATCACAGGAGTCTTACAGGGACCTTCTCCCCTGTTGTGATCCACTGGGGAAAAGGTTtgaaaaataatgtttgtttaCACTTAAATCTagactaaataaagatggatgatgcatcTCGACTTCCTCCCATTTTCCAGAAATGGAGCCATAAATATCCCGGGTAGGAActctgccatcttgcactgaTGACGTCATTCTAGAGCTGGAGtctgaggagagatggagattcatccaatcaatcaatcaatcaatcaatcgtgAGTTagtcacagctgtcaatcataaagTCTCACCCTGTTttaagcatcaaataacttttaaaaccaaacatctCAGAAACAGTACAACATAAAGAAAAACTATTATTTCATTCTTAACCCAAACACTCTTTTATCTCAGCTTCATGAAAAAGTTTAAAGATTAGActttatgttttaaaatcatTAAAACTGGACCTTAACTCAAAGTTTGAATTTCTCAAACACAATCAGTAAACTGCACATAAAAgcttctttaatccaaaccgcCCAGTTTCTGATTTAATCATGAGATATGatgattttcaaattaaaatctgtttaAGGTATATGTAACCTTTAATGTAAATACAGCGGCTCAGCAAACACGAGTGGATCTTCTGTCTGGAACTCGGACCCTCCACGTCTTGCACACGGATGATATCAGGAGGATTCAATTTGAGCAGTTCTAGGTCTTTGTCTAATTTCATATAATGAATACAGCTGCTATTCCGCCGTCCTCGCAGTTCACTCTGTAGTCGCTATCTCTCCGTCATGACAGGCCTCTTACCGTGTGACCACAGATACCTGAGAGCCGAGGGCCTTATCGTGGCCACGGCCAAATGAGGCACAGGTGGAAACGATGgctttttctttatctgtgGCCTCGCTCCCTCGCCAGGCCGCCGTTTCATCAGGTCACTGTGTGTTCACTCGCAAGGGTAAACTGATTCTATTGAACTAGTCCACAACCTCGCCTCACCTGGGCTTTGTGGCTCCAAATGGGCTCTAGCCCTATTTCCCCTCcattcctccctccctcgctcgtGCCTCTTCCCCTCGCTCCTCGCACTTTCTCCCGGAGAAAACGATCAACACTGTGCTCTGGAAGAGGGAGTGAAATACTGCGAGAAAGATTAAATCCAAGTTTCTTTCATCCATGAACGCTTTCATCttcttccccttttttttttcaaacagagGGAATTATCAGCGACTGCAACCGACACAGGCTTTTGCAAGGGAGGAGGGTGCTGGTGGAACAAGGGAGGAGTGGGAAATGAAAAGGAGGTGGGACGTTAGGTGGAGAGGGGAATCCACTTCCCATGCGTCCTCCGTTTATCTGCCGAGGTTCAGGGGGTGACGGCCTCTTTGTCTCGTCTTACTGTTCCTCACCTTGAGAGCTTTTCACTCCAGAACACCTGCCTGAGAGTCTCAGACACACCTCCACGTCTCAATCCGACTGTAAAGGAGTCAAAGCAGGCGTCGGCCTCACCAGTCGAGCTATTGGTGCTAAAAGAACGGCGCTAATCCACCCTTccaaaaatgaaaccaaaactaaatagatgattttttttcttcttcttctcccttctgTGATACTTGGCATGATGTCTAATCTCCGCTGTTCTGAgtgttttttcattaaatttgtGTCAGGACTAATTTCGAGGGGAATGAATACAGATGTCAGGATGCCATCGAATCCCATCGCGGGGCCTTTAATGAGATAACAGGCTTTAGTTAAAGAATTAGCgctatggagagagagagagggagaaaaaaagaatgagaTTAGTTCAATGGGATGTGGATACGGAGTGGAacgggggagaaggagagaccGGAGAGTCATATCAGACCTGCCCTGCCAAATCACAAATCTATTTCCGACTCTGGtattaattatcaaaataaagcCGCTGTTGCATATTGATTCATCGGGGTGCGCACTTGTATTATCTCCTATTAAGCAGGAAAAAAGGAGAGATTATATGAAGCCTTCAGGGGCGTTTTATGGATCCTGTGAGACTGTTAAACCATGTCACGGACTCTAGAGCAACAAGACAAGCTCCCAGtgtttataagtgtgtgtgtgtgccctggTGCTGCCTCTTATGTGGGCTCAAATGCATCCTTAAGCTTTAAATTTGATTATTCTGGAGAACATTTTTCAATTAGCACTACACAGTCATGGCCTTGGATATATTACTGTGTGCAGAAATGTGTGTGCAAACACATCCTTTTGTACTGGAGACATGTGTGCAGACAGGGTTATTTAAAGCCCAGTGAGGCGGCTGTAGGTGGAGAAATGTTGTcggtttattaggaacacctagtttttaaataatgcaGTCTAATTGTATTGGGAGGTGATGAACTGGAGCTTTTCATGGGACCTAGGGGTTCCTGAATCgtttttaaaatatcaaatcgCATGCACATGGAAGAGGAGTTCGAttttctttagtttgtttacTGTAAAACAGGTTTTACATTGAACCTGAAGCCTTAAGGGGCAGAGGGCTGTCTCGTTACTCATAACAATAATGTTAATTAGGTCGAAGCTGGCAGAAGCTAATTCTTTGTGTTTCAAATCAAAGCCTCCAGTGACCCCAGCGATGACCCCTGTGTTCTGCCACAGCTCGCTGCACCCCCACCCTGCAACCGTTATCTATTTCAGTTATCCAGCACGCAAGGTGTGACAGAAAAGCCCAATGTACACCTCATGTACCGGCGTCCACCGGAATGATGAATCCATCCACATTGACCGACTCGTCCCCGGAGGAACGAGGGATTTGTTTCACACCTCACATCCAACGAGAGCTGTTGGAAATAGAATCCGATGCACGGCTCACTCAGCACGCAGACGTCCTGCTGGAGATTAATGCAGAGGAGGTTTATTACATAGTCACTGCGACCGCTGTGGGTGGTAGCCGCGGtgttgagacacacacacacacacacacttcacaaatAATGAGACCTCCAACGGTGTGACACCCATTTCACACATGGATGGCATCTGTGATTGGGAAACATATGTTTGTATTGATGTATAATTATGAGCATTGAGCTCCTCTACTTCCTCTAAGTTGGTGGGAATGACTATGTggtgtgtatgattgtgtgtgtgtgtctgtgtgtgtgtctgtgtgagagatagaaagacaaagagagcaAGGGAGAGAAAGTGTGATGGAGAAAGAGCATCAACACCCTGCTGACTGCACTCAATCACTTACTTAATTATACAGTGAGAACACAAGTTGCTGTCTGTCCGGAACCAAAGTCACAAATTGGTTTGCAAGATATCATCTTCGCCGTCTGTGTCACCTCCTCACCTTCTCACCGTCGACTGTGCAGGTGTTACACAGGTAGCACGAGCTGGAAATATATACATGTGATTATACGAGAGGCGTGAAGATCGGCGTTGGACGGGCGCGGCGTCTCGGTGTCCCTCTTTCGCCACGGGAAaaaaaccaaaaacaaaacaacgagGAAACCTGAGAGATTAACAAATTTAAGAGCAAAGTGGGATGGAAATGGGAAGAGAGACGGGTAGATtgcgaagggggggggggaagggtgGCGGCGGTTAGGAGCGGAGGGAAAGGGGCAAGGGGGAAGGGATgggtggggtggaggggggggcgtTGAGGTGGGCGAAATGAGACCAAATTTTCTTTGGCAATCtctgtgttcctgctgcaggtgcCGGGGCCATTTCACTAAAGCAGG from Platichthys flesus chromosome 22, fPlaFle2.1, whole genome shotgun sequence includes these protein-coding regions:
- the LOC133933752 gene encoding transmembrane protein 182-like gives rise to the protein MSPAERMKLLLFLASFFGAVGFLLTLLCCGTEYWLLAAESCSRAEDRRETGGDEMRIFHEGLFWRCSFVVTSHEFSVWDLWISNQPSSKICQAAFLFPFPVKEPMRSSIDTLPPEPYEHHSAIVFRTFWSIFLVSGLASVVAGGFVLICAGSLTNHKLLRAGGALQLCGGLCLLAVLLMYLMWVQVLDTLEQFVLRQSVSICPSFHLSVHHGPSFLLAPPAVFFCLLAGLLFVLIGRIARRDQKKDRDPETSV